Below is a genomic region from Raphanus sativus cultivar WK10039 chromosome 4, ASM80110v3, whole genome shotgun sequence.
ACCGACACTGGTGAGCTATCGTCCTTCTCTTCGACAAAAGCGAGGATATCCGGTTGCTTGGGAGGGACAACATGTCTTCTGCTTCCTGCTGATGCCTTTTTAACTGTTGCTGATCTTTCGCTCCCACTCGGCGAATCCAAACCCATGTTTGGAATCCAACCACTGAGGCGTATCTGTTCAAGCTCGTCTGCTACTTCAGTCATCGTCGGTCTCATGTCACTGTGGAAGGCTAAGCACCGGAAAGCAAGCTCAGCCACGGTGTGTATTGACGAGAGAGTCCACGCGTCTAGACTCACGTCGAGAATCGGGTCTATGATCTCGTCGAGACAGCCTGACCCGATTTTGTCGACAGCAAGAGCAGCTAAGTTGATTTGGGTATGCGGACGAGTGAAGTCAACAGCTTTCAACCCTGTTATGATCTCAGCAAGAACGACTCCGAAGCTGTAGACGTCGCTCTTGTCAGAGAGATGGAAGCATTGATGATACTGCGGGTCGAGATAACCAGGGGTCCCTTGAGGAGCCGTTGAGATGTGGGAAGTTTCAGTCATGCCAAGCCTAGAGAGTCCGAAGTCTGCAACTTTGGAGTTGTAATCGTAGTCGAGAAGGATGTTGGTGGACTTGATGTCACGGTGATAGATTGGCGGGTTCATTGCAGAGTGGAGATACGCGATTGCTTTAGCTGTTTGAGTGGCAACAGTGAGACGCACCGTCCATGGAAGACCGTCCCCTATCTCTCTCTGAAGATGTTCTGATAAAGTTCCATTTGGCATGAACTCATAAACGAGAACCGGGTCGCCTTGGTCAATACAGCATCCTAAGAGCCGGACAAGATTCGGGTGACTCACGGAGGAAAGAAGCTTGATCTCATTCATGACTTGGTCAACACTCTCTGAATCTCTGTGTCTGAGTCTTTTGATAGCAACCCATTCATCGTTTTGGAGCTTCCCTTTATAGACAGTACCATATGCGCCTGTTCCTAGCCTCTGCTTTTCAGAGAAACCATTCGTTGCTTTCTCCACCTCCTTATAAGGGAAGAAAGCGACATTCGAGTTGCCTGTAGCTTCAGACAAAAGACGCCGCTTTGCACTTAAGTGGCTTCTCAAAGAAGCAGACCGTTTCTGCTTACAAACGAACAAAAGAGCCAAGCCAGCTAGCAAGAATGCCCCACCGACAGTTCCTATGTACCAAATCAATTAACAGAGTCAAAGATTCACTAATGACCATTATAATGAACACTAAAGCGACAGTTACCTCCTACAACAATAGCAAGATTAGATCTACAGTGTCCCCAGACAAGCCTCGAACCACGGCACTTCGGTAATGCTACAAAGAGTAAAGTGGAAGCAAGTTAGCACAAAAATCTCTAAGAATATGGGTAACTGAACGCAAGAACATCATTCTAAGAActaataatctatatatatcagCATCATACTTGATTCAAAACGACAGCTTTAACTAGCTACCCCAACTTTGGTCCCAAAGTACTAAACAAGCTTCATTATACACATATTGTTCCCACCTCAATTCATATGATTGTTCCCAGCGAGTTTCATTAAGTGGAGGCAAGAAAATCACTC
It encodes:
- the LOC108851373 gene encoding wall-associated receptor kinase-like 14 gives rise to the protein MITALNLILAVIVIGVSVSSSSPERCDGACGGSILPYPFGFSHGCPIRFDCSSAAAGRKQARIGGFSVQNVTGDSVFVRVPHDCHRSVEDMGPLFGEHYAPTTSDNSFLMERCANATTDGCSIKQRFLETQLKLQSCEAQGNVSCFSSADTNNSSSSKFFSMKDLRKSSCELLFSSIAFESVGASLGIALEFERVRLGWWLKGGCGAGNSTCSADADCEEVDTPDGSAGHRCSCPVGYHGDGYIESPCKKALPKCRGSRLVWGHCRSNLAIVVGGTVGGAFLLAGLALLFVCKQKRSASLRSHLSAKRRLLSEATGNSNVAFFPYKEVEKATNGFSEKQRLGTGAYGTVYKGKLQNDEWVAIKRLRHRDSESVDQVMNEIKLLSSVSHPNLVRLLGCCIDQGDPVLVYEFMPNGTLSEHLQREIGDGLPWTVRLTVATQTAKAIAYLHSAMNPPIYHRDIKSTNILLDYDYNSKVADFGLSRLGMTETSHISTAPQGTPGYLDPQYHQCFHLSDKSDVYSFGVVLAEIITGLKAVDFTRPHTQINLAALAVDKIGSGCLDEIIDPILDVSLDAWTLSSIHTVAELAFRCLAFHSDMRPTMTEVADELEQIRLSGWIPNMGLDSPSGSERSATVKKASAGSRRHVVPPKQPDILAFVEEKDDSSPVSVQDTWLSAQSSPSTNTLLGNIPR